GTTAGGTGACGCATAAAGTCTTTCACGGCACATTGTGTTCAGTAAAGGGTGAATTATAGCTCATCGTGTGCGTGCGAATCGACATATTCTCATGCGGAAAGCGATTCAATTTTAATCCAAATGGTCGGCGAAAGCTTTATGCTCCGTCATTAAAAAGAAACCATCTGCCCCTGCAACGCGGTTGCCGGCCTCTTGCTTCcctaataaaattctaacatGTATGTATCACGTACATAACTTAAGTGCGACTTAGGCAGTTACAATCTATTACCTATTGTAGCTTCTCTCAATAGATATAGCTATGATCATCCGGAATATTCGATGCAATGGGTCAAAAGCAATGGTCCGTCCCAGATGGAAAGGATTGAATAGTCGAGTGATATGATTTCACAATAGGATTCAACAGAAGTGTATTCTGTTACCAACATACATATACAGTGGTACAGTGTACGAAAATATTCGTACACTTGCTACAAAAAATGTTGATGAATACATTATGTGTATTGTACGACtctgtttgaaattttgttggCATCGTAATGATTCACGACTATCGTGattataatagtaaaatttgaaattaattcgaaaatatacatagaagtatatatatatgcagacATACACTGAATGAAAGAAcaattagtatataacatgAATACAATAATACAATACGATACAATAATTAGTGCTAAAGATTGTCTCACTAGATAGGTATTCTAACTTATTAATACAGCGAATGGTTTACTGTTTAAATATTCTCGTGATCTTTGCGAAAAGTATACTTTCAATTACATCTTGtatcttatatatattattttagatgcgattcaaattttatcaacatAATCGCGATAGTCGTGTCTCAATACTAACGAGATTTCAAAGatgttttatgtaataaacatataaaaagtttataaGGGTATTCGGGTACTTcccatttattttttattactttcgactatttcaaatagaaaatagcAATTTTCTAGGTAAATGTTCAAAAGTTAGATGCTTCAAGTTTATTGTTATATCCCGGGATTCTACCATATACTATAATCCATCCGTCGGTTAGAATGGCCATCAGCTGTATAAACCTACTTACTCAAACCCGCAATAATCCTAAGGAACCGTTATAAGATTTAGCATTCTTTACTTTACTGACGGGGCTCTTACTTACTACAAGAATATTTCAAGTCGAGACATTCCTTCAGGTTATTGTTCATTCTCGTAAATCATATCAAATGCGGGTTGTTTTCCATATACAATGTTCGACGGCCACTTGCACTCGCGAGCGACCGTTAGTGGGTAGCGGCCAGCACCCACGAGCGACCGTTGGTGGGGAGCGGCCAGCACCCACGAGCGACCGTTGGTGGGGAGCGGCCAGCACCCACGAGCGACCGTTGGTGGGGAGCGGCCAGCACCCACAAGCGACCGTTAGTGGGGAGCAGCCTGCACCCACAAGCGACCGTTGGTGGGGAGCGATCAGCACCCACAAGCGACCGTTGGTGGGCAGCGGTCGTATCGTAACGAAAATTTACGACTCTTCTTGACACGTTATACTGTGAACACGTTTTTCTGTGAAACGGTCGTACATTTATTTCaacgtaaaaatatcaatacTGATTTGAGTCGAAAATCTAAGATTCGAAgcttaattatttactttatttaattatattgtattaacaCGTAAGGAAGACAAATGATACATAAATAAAGCTGAAGAATATGACTCTTTTATAGAATAgatacttttaatataaaatacatttgcgTATCCTATTGGTATTAAATGGTTAGAgtttttccttttatctttGAAGAACATTTAatatgattaatttttaattacgataAAATGACATGATAAGATCGTTATTGAAGGATAATCTTTCctgtgaaatttattaaaacaattaaatccAATATCTCTTTCTACGTGAAGGACCTTTCTGCCGGACGTgacaaaggaaagaaattaattacgaatttGCTCGCGAACTTTTTTGTCGTATATCACGTCCTCCATTgccttcttctcctctttacTCCTCCTTCAACGCTTACAGCTAAACGCGTATCGGATGAAACCTAATTCAATTAACGTGCCGTACGGAGTGTATTTAGAAATGCGGTTACATCGAAATTCGATTCACGATAAAGAAAAACGCACATATCTGTGTACATGGGAATAAAATAGGCAGAAATGAGATAACGTGAGCAATTTGTTGCTCCACGTTCCcaaattaaatatcgaacgaAAGCGATTGCGATCGTCgtaaattaatcattaccGTTCTTCTTCTCTAGCCTCACGTTTCACCTTTTAATACGATCACTGTGTATATTTCGACACACGCTTTTACGATATGTACATGATATCGATTTGGCCGCGGGAGGCAAATTAAAAGTTAGGAAATATTGGGAGAAACTTTCATAGGTATTGGGAATTTTTTGGAAGAAGAGCACATAGAAAATGATAGTGAATTGAATAAACTGCACTGACAGTTTTAATTAGGTTTTCCTtcttgaaatgaaaattataattaggaGATTTGTAATTAGATAGCTTCTAAAAAGTTTGTTACTTTCGTAAAAATAACAATAgagcaattttttattcgttgaaaCGAAATGAATGGAAACAAATTAccgatatttatattaattccgCTTCGAAGAGTAATTTATTCTTATGGTTACAGAGctgatatttatgaaaaatcgaacttattacctaataaattttctgtcGATGTTTCCTTGTTTTTAAATAAGTATTACGAattctttatattaatttccgATGTCTATTAATTTTTGGTTGAAAATCtttctctttgaaagtttCTCGTAAGAGGAAGTTTAGTGCCGTGGTATTTAACGATCTTGAAGCTCAAagagtaaattttatttgaactaTTCGTCATTAAAGTTAATGCTCGTTTAATCGTTATATCGAACGAAAGACCACACGATCCTGTGTTACACgctttttcttacttttactTGTAGAATATAACCCTATTTTGCATAAAAGATCTGGGACATCCTGTAGAGATAGATTTCATCTAAACTGATTTGTTACCATACCATACTGGATGTAACAGCTATAATGAAAATCCGATTAACAGGAGACGGTGTTTGTCCGAACCATGTAGCCCATTCTCAACTCCAAACACCCTACGATTGTCCCAccattttttcatttcctctGTCTGTGTAGCTTCTGCCCGTCACTGGCGGTGATAGCCAGTGTTTTGCAGCTGTCGGACAATATAGCCGGGGTGACGATATTGGCATTCGGAAACGGTGCTCCTGACATCTTCACGTCCCTCGTATCGGGTACCGACGAAGGGATAATAATGTTCACGGAATTAATCGGCGCCGGTGTCTTCGTGACGGCGATTATCGCCGGCTCTGTTGCGGTAGTCAAGCCCTTTCGAGTCCTGTTGAAACCCTTGATGAGAGACGCGTGCTTTTACATCGTTGCGATATGCTGGATCAGCTACGTCGTAAAAGATGGCACGGTTCACCTTTGGGAAGCTATCAGTACGTACACCTCCCTCAATCTCGAACCTTTACGAGACTCAAATCGCGCCTTTTATTCCGTTATCTTTGTTACCCGACTCGAACGCTGGATTCGCAATCCCCTCAACTTTCACATGGAGGAACCTCTCGAGTCGAATGTTCCGAGGAAGCGTGGAACTTCGAGAAAATTGTAGAGAGTTCTTTGGAACGTTGCATGTTACGTTACGAAGCCTGTTTTAGAAGGGGCTTTGGTAACTGAGTTAAAAATCAATGCGTTTAGGCGCTCCTGTAATTTTCGATCTTTTCTGGAAATttagtttcataaaatttaatcgaaataaatcgTTACATTCTAATTGCAGACCAGAAAAGCACGATATGTTACATTTTTCGCCTTTTTTAGTGgaacatttttgaaattcaacAAAGGGTTCACGgagttgaaaataaaaaatcgagAAGGATTTCAAACGGAACGATATTTCTATTGTCTATAACatcgaaaacattttcttcttttttgatCCATGTTTACTGTGATCTTTTTCCTCTATATGACAATTTCCTTTAACCTTTCCCAATGCTTTTAAGCTCTTTTCTTTGACATCCCGTATTTaacaagtaaaatatttattcaactaTCCAGAAGAAATATTGctctttttatttagttttattttagttttcctaaattacttgtaaaataaaagttttcatCGTTggttatcattattttataagaCTTGGAATTATAACAATAGAATTATTTGAAGATTACTGAGTACCTTATATGCATGAATTTCATATATCtccgtttatttattcgtttttcaTTATTCCTTAAAAAAGGATTGAggagtaaaaaataatagttgGCCCTCTAGATCTGCATGAAATTATCTGGACAAAGTGTAAAAGAGATATAAAGGGGGTAAAAACAGGGTGGCGATCAAATATGCCGTGCTTCATGCTCATGCTCAGAAACGGAAAAATTTATCTACGGGTGAGCCATACGTATGCAGTTTAATTTGGCAATAACGATAACTCTggaatgaatttaattaagcAAAGCCACGATCTTTCTGCCATCGTTCCGGTTTCCTCACAATTTAATCCCCACGAATTTCTGCTGCGATTCATAAGCCtctcaaactttaaaagactaaaaaaattgataaaaaatttacgaatatttcgtcgaaatttcatttcaatgaTCCAACAATTGAAGTCGGTACTTATTCTCGATTCGTATCTAGTTGGTATATTGAAGTACTTAATGCTCAAATGATTAGTAAAGCAGTAGATTGAGGAATATGTATGCcagtattgtaatatttactaGTTACTAGAAATTATTAACAGAGAATGATGCTTATTATATTTCCCATCGAAGCACGACTCACTCGAAAagttatgttatttttatttatttcgcgcatatatgtatgtacatttcCTTACTGCGTCAGttgttattgaaaatattcagtttttcttttaatttatggaAAAAGAATACATACGTCTGTTACAAAAAATGGCAGAACGGTTGTAAAATACTAGTTCATTTTTTAGATAGCAAGcagcaaatgaaattttccttttcgtaCGAACAACAGACTCTTTTTAAAagttacttatttatttcaaatttagctttgaatgaaaaagaaagaaaataaaatttccaatgaGATTAATTCAATTCATCATCTTAATTCATAATCTCCAGAAAGCTCTACGATTGTTCATTTCAATCGATAAATTTGTTAGTATTGATCATTAAAACAACGCAACTAATTATTAGCCCAACTGTTCCATTGTTGTGAGTTTCTCAGAATAATTTCGCGCATAATGGGCGCGAATAAAACATCCGGCTCGCTGCGATGCAAAAACGAGCAAAACTAATAAGTCCTTTTTACCATTCCCTAATTTAAGGAGAGATTTACAATGCGCCGCAAGTTTTTCCGTGTCACATTGCGCTTTTGTGGCAATTAATTACTCTGACTTTTGTGCGCACCTGCATGACCAAACGACGGTAATGCTTTTTAATGCTGATACATTTTAATTGCAGGCTTTGTTCTTTGCTACCTATTGTTCATCAGCCTGGTGGTGATAATGCAGATATACGAGAACCGGGAGGAGAGGCTAAAAAGTGCGTTTAATGCTGCATAACTTTTCGAAACGCTTGATAAAGCATCATTCAGTGGTGTGACCAAATCCGGGCCGGAAGAAAGGGGTTTCCCAGAATTTCCATGGGAAACAAAGGGTTTCGTATTGAATCCTGGGCAAGCCCTATTCAAACGAATAACTTTCCCTAGATATAAACGTAATTCAGACGTGTAATGTTATTCTCGAAAATGAGAATATGAAAGGAAACATAAACTGGAAACAACAAAAGCAGCTTGAAAACTCGACTTAATTAAGAAAACGATATTGTTCGATTACAATTACGCGTTGTAACGAGTGGAGGAGAAACTCTTCGATAAAGTTTCAGTCGACTATATCGACGTTGCACAGTAACGAATGTGGCTGACGATAGATTTTtccgataaaaaataatggaacAAATATTTACTCGATTTCACAGCCATCTGTATTTTCCTTGTTAATACACATCTTGTTTTCCGTCTCAAACAATATAAATCTTCTTTACATACTAGCTATACAGGTTGTTCACGTCATTAATTCtcggtatattttttttagaaatagcATAGATTCGCGAGAGAAGCAGACAAGAAAAcaaagttttaatattttctatagttAATGCGATGTCTGAATACATTTCATAAATCCGTTACCTGTTCTTTTATAAGTTCTCGGATAATGACGTGATAAGaatgtgaatatttttacacttatagcaataattttgtttacatTATATGCAAATGagaaaattgtttcgaaaGAAGTTTAATAACATACGACGAGAATAGTATTCAAAATAAGAATGAAAAGATATTCCGCGGGTTTTAATAGATTTTAATAGACCTAACCCAAAACACTAGAATTTCATATTCCTACCTAgcaaatataatgttataaaatgtCCAAAAAATTTGCATAACTTTTACTAttgtttcataataaaataaaatataactttaatATCAGCCACGATAGATTGCCAATGGCTTCAAAAATATagtgaatattttacaataataatagtttTATGAGAACACTCGATCGACTGATTTACATCGCTCTATAATTCTCAACTCATTAAATACGAACACGAGGAAAATAAGTACTTTTGTCTTCTCAAACAATAACTAcgatttaagaaagaaaataatttccaccgaccagagaaataaaatacgaatcgTGTTTGAATGCTGTTGAACCTCTGTTTAACATGTACGATGTGCACTGTTTGTTACGTTCTTTGCAAGCGAAGCCAAACATTACGCGGACGTATCTATGCAAAGGCTGAAAACATTTCGAAACGAATACTTCTACTTGCGAAGACAAAAAAGGATGTCGACGCAAGTGTAGTTATCGATCCTTTCTCTGCAAGGTTCCCTTATGTACTTTCGCAGGCAGGATCCCAAGCGTACCCGATCCAGATATCCTGCGCACTTACTTGGCGAACAAGGACAAGGACATCATTCCCAGGATTCCCGTAAAGGGTCGTGCCGTTAGGTTGCGAACTAAGATGGGTATGCATGTTGTTTACTCGATTGATCATGCACTTTTCTCACTTTCATTAAATCAAAATCGTACAGTACGCTTTCATGAATTTTTTGAGTAGATCTTTCACAAATGTTTCACATTCAAGTTAGAGTATAGCGATTCGTCTAGAATCGCATTCTAATTCGTCAACTTTCCTTTCTTACGCTGTCTTGGTATACGTATATCTATGCTATACCTCAAGTTTATGCAATATCACGTAggtaatctttttctttttttgatcgtttatttaatacgctgtatactatgtatatgttataaaaataatttctatggaaatattaatttccgtTAAGGAATTATTAAAGAATGTGGAAACTTACGTGTCAAGCCAAATAAATTAAGGAAGGTAGGTTCAATTTCTGGACTTTCACTCCTTGGAGAGTAGACACCAATATACCATTTCTCATGGAAAACGTCCCAAtggattataaaatatcatagaaAGATTTTGCTATCTTTAGTACGATAATTCCTGCAGAAACAAGTTCATACAGCTATATTTTACGTAAACCAAGTCgcacattaaaaaattacattttactaGAGCGACGTtgtttaatacaattaatattatattatagaaatattatttattagtaaGACATTTATTCCTTTCTCCGGATGTTTCGTACAATAATAAATCTTCCACGTATCAGATATTGCAATTGCGGTCGAGCTGGGGAAAGAACAGAGGCAAAATAGAACAACACTGCCAGAAGAGGTCTTGGTAGAAGACGTTGATAGGCCAAAGGGACTTTTCAAGGAATTTCTCTATGACATTAATCCGATAGGAGAAGAAGATTGGACAAGTGCAAATCGattcgttaaatttattttaatcatacGTTCGCCTGTCATGCTTCttcttcaattatttattccgCTTGTGAACATGACTACGGTAAAGAGAGGTTGGACCAAGTTGCTAAATTGCTTCCAGCTGTGTGTGACACCGACGTTGTCGTTGTTTCTATTAAACGGTTAGTTGTATTAATTGTCGCGCCTTTTACGGCCGCCGTTATAAATTGCCAGCAC
The DNA window shown above is from Bombus fervidus isolate BK054 chromosome 8, iyBomFerv1, whole genome shotgun sequence and carries:
- the LOC139989712 gene encoding mitochondrial sodium/calcium exchanger protein, translating into MDTYRYDDCSYVWNIPTEDRCRWVKETKDCFTDSVIQYTEILFCSFGSENTFLFTIGLMIMVIWLLYLFLILGTTADTFFHFLCLCSFCPSLAVIASVLQLSDNIAGVTILAFGNGAPDIFTSLVSGTDEGIIMFTELIGAGVFVTAIIAGSVAVVKPFRVLLKPLMRDACFYIVAICWISYVVKDGTVHLWEAISFVLCYLLFISLVVIMQIYENREERLKSRIPSVPDPDILRTYLANKDKDIIPRIPVKGRAVRLRTKMDIAIAVELGKEQRQNRTTLPEEVLVEDVDRPKGLFKEFLYDINPIGEEDWTSANRFVKFILIIRSPVMLLLQLFIPLVNMTTVKRGWTKLLNCFQLCVTPTLSLFLLNDLISNVAIARQGFPRMGYAACFGGPMFNTLLGLGLTYGMAASKQPEHRTNMRMSDMAPGCFCLQLYHIKILFFNHKMTLKLENQQKCSGFFFLQSSSRKLYLQ